AACACGATCCCGACGATCCTCGCGCAACTGCAGGCGATCGCGCCGTATCCGTCGCATCCGGTCGTGCGCGTGCCGTGGAACGATCCGGTGATCGTCAAGCAGGTGCTCGATCTCGGCGCGCAGACGTTGCTCGTGCCGATGGTCCAGAGCGCGGACGAGGCGCGTGCGGCGGTGGCCGCGACGCGTTATCCGCCGCACGGGATGCGCGGTGTCGGCAGCGCGCTGGCGCGCGCGTCGCGGTGGAATCGCGTCGGCGAGTACCTGCATCGCGCGAACGACGAGATGGCCGTGCTCGTGCAGGTCGAGACGCGCGCGGGGCTCGATGCGATCGATGCGATTGCGCGGGTCGACGGCGTCGATGGCGTGTTCATCGGGCCGGCTGATCTTGCTGCCGATCTCGGCCATCTCGGCCATCCGGGGCACCCGGACGTGCAGGCCGCGATCGACGGTGCGATCCGCGCGATCAAGGCGGCCGGCAAGGCGCCGGGCATCCTGAGCGCGGATGAAGCGGCCGCGCGGCGCTATCTGGAAGCGGGCGCGTTGTTCGTCGCGGTCGGTGTCGATACGACGTTGCTGGCACGGAGCGCGGAGCGGCTCGCCGCGCAGTTCAAACGAAACGGCGACGACGCCGTGAAGCAGGGCGACGGCACGTATTGATGCGGCGGCGGGCGGTTTTCCCGTGTCGACCGCCGGCTTTTCGCCGCGCGGCTTCATGCATGCGCATGGCCGCACCTATCGCTGCGCTTGGCTTCCCGTTTCCATGTATTTCCCCGGCGTCGTCCCCAGCGCGCGCCGGAACATGTCGATGAACGCGCTCACGTTGTCGTATCCGAGATCGAGCGCGATCGTCGTCACCGGCACGCCGTCGGCAATGCGCTCCAGCGCCCGCAGCAGCCTGGCCTGCTGACGCCACTGCGCGAACGTCAGCCCCGTTTCTGCGACGAAGCGGCGGCTCATCGTCCGCGCGCCGATGCCGGCCCATTCGGCCCATTCCTCGAGCCGCCGCTCGTTCGCGAGATCCGCGGCCAGCGCATCGGTGATCTTCACGAGCCGAGGGTCTCGCGGCCGGACCAGCCCCAGCGCCTCGGCTTCCGATGCCGCGATTTCATCGAGGATCACGTCGGCGATCCGGGTCTGCGCGGCATCCAGATCGGCATCGCCCCAGCTCGCTGCACGCTGCACGGCTTCGCGCAGCAGCGGCGTCGTGCGGATCGCGCGCGGCGTGGCCGGCAGCGTCGCGCAGCGGGCTTCCGCGACGAACGCCGACCAGCCGGCGATCGGCCCGAACGAGCGCAGCGAATGCCGGCAATGCGGCGGAATCCAGATCGCATGGATCGCCGGCACGACCCACTCCTGATCGTCGAGGCCGATCGTCACCAGCCCGCTCAGCGCGCCGACGAGCTGGCCGCGCGCATGCGAATGCGGCGCGGTGATACGCGGGTCGCGTTGCGACAGGACGGCGGCGACCACGAACGGGCCGTCGTCGGACGTGACGAAGCGGGCGGGCAGGAGCGGATCGGACATGGCCGGATATCGGTATCGAATGGCTGTTATACCGGAGATCGGCCGGTTTCGCACGCCTACACTGCGTCCATCGATGACAACCGGAGCAAGACGCGATGCGAGCCGAACAGATGCTTCCCGACCATGCCAACCAAGTCGATGCCGGCGGAACGACGATCCGCAAGGGGACCGTCGGCGCGTTTCTGGTCAATGCGCGTGTATTGACCGATCCGAACGCCGCGCCGGCCGAGAGGGCGCGTGCGGAGGCCGATGCGATCGACGCATTGCCCGCGCTGCGTGCGCTCGGCCTGTTCGACGTGCTCGAAGTACGCGATCCCGCGCTGCGCGCATGGCTCGATGCCCGATAAAGGCCCACCCCTCCAGAATTGAAGGAATCACCATGAAAGCAGCAGTCGTTGAAGGCGCTGGACAACGTCCGGTTTATACGGAGCTCGAACCGCCGGGCGCAATGCCGGGCCACAGCCTGATCGACGTGACGGCGTCCGCGCTGAGCCGCATCGCGCAGGGGCGTGCGGCGGGAACGCATTATTCGTCCGTTGGCGGTTATCCGTTCGTCGTGGGTGTCGACGGCGTGGGGCGTCTCGACGACGGCCGGCGCGTCTATTTCTTCGGTGCGCCCGCGCCGTTCGGCGCGATGGCCGAACGTACGATCGCGCCCGATACGCAGTGCGTGCCGCTGCCGGACGCGCTCGACGATGTCACGGCGGCGGCGATCGCGATTCCCGGGATGTCGTCGTGGGCGGCGCTGACCGAACGCGCGAGGTTCGTTGCGGGCGAGACGGTGCTCGTCAACGGCGCAACGGGGACGTCGGGGCGGCTCGCGGTGCGGATCGCGAAGCATCTCGGCGCGGCGAAGGTGATCGCGACAGGCCGCAACGCGGCCGCGCTGCAGGCGTTGCTGAGTGCCGGCGCGGACGCGGTGGTGTCGCTGCAGCAGGACGACGTGCATCTGGCGCGGGCGCTCGAGCCGCATTTCCGCGCGGGCGTGGACGTCGTGCTCGATTATCTGTGGGGCGCCAGCGCGCAGACGCTGCTGGTTGCCGCCGCGAAGGCGACCCCGGCGGACGGCGGGTGCGCTTCGTGGAGATCGGCTCGATCAGCGGCGCGGACGTGCTGCTGCCGGGCGCCGTGCTGCGGGCGACCGCGATCGAGCTGATGGGCAGCGGCCTGGGCAGCGTGCCGTTGCCGCGCCTGCTGGCGTCGGTGCACGGCGTGTTCGAGGCGGCCGGGGATGCGGGCCTCACGATCGACACGCGCACGGTGCCGCTGTCGGCGGTCGGTGAACACTGGGGCGATGCGAGCAGCGTCGTGCGTCCGGTGTTCACGATGCGTGGCGAGTGAGCAGCGCATCGCCAGGCAGCGGGCCGGATGCGGCGTGAGCGTCGAGTTGCGCGGCAGCGTTCGGCCGGTCGCCGTCATGCCGCCGCGCGTAGCGTGGAAAGCAGGCGGGGCGGCTGATCAACCGCTGCCGCTCGTCACGTCGGCTTCAAAACCGCTGCTGAATCCCCGCCGTCACCCCGACCTGCGTGGTGCCATACCCGTTGAAATCGCGCGACACGCCGACCTTCTGGTCATGTTTCGCGATCGCGAACGCCCCGGCCGCATACAGCACCGTGCGCTTCGACAGCGCGTACTGCGCACGCACCGACACCAGCGTCGGGTCGGCATCCGTACCGCCCTTGATGTTCTGGTGATAGACGGCCGCGATCAGCGAGAACGTCGGTGTGAACTGGTACGACCCGCCGAGCCAGTACATGTCGCTCAACTGGTTCGCGGCCGTGGTGTGGAACGTGCGCCGATAGTTGCGATAGCCGGCCATCGTCTTCAGGTTGCCGAAGTCGTAGCTGAGGCCCGCGTGGATGCCTTGAATGTAGTTGACGGTATCGGCCGGCGTGACGCTGTCGGCCGCGCCGTTCTGCCGGTCGAACGTGACGACCGCCGCGAACGGCCCCGTCTCGTAGCCCACCGCGAAATCGTATTTCGAGCTGGTCTTCATGCTGCCCGGCACGTTGCCGAACCCGTACAGCGCGCCGAACTTGAAGCCGCTGAATTCGCCGTCGTAGCGCACCGCGTTCGACGAGCGCGTGAACAGGCCGTCCTTGCGGCCGCCGGTCGCCATCGACGAGGTCGCCCACGAGTAGTTCTGCGCGTAACCCATCGGATCGAACGGCAGCATGTAATCGTAAGTGACGGTGAAGTTGCGGCCGAGCGACAGCTCACCCCATTTGCCTTTCAGGCCGACCGTCGCGCGGCGCGCGAAGATCGAGTCGGGGCCGTCGTCCGAGGCGCCGTTCGCGAGGTCGATTCCGCTTTCGAGCCGGAACACGGCCTTCAGCCCGCCGCCGAGATCCTCGACGCCGCGCAGGCCCCAGCGCGACGTGTTCTTGTTGCCCGACTTCAGCTTGACCGAATTGCCGCCTTGTGGCGCCGCATGGTTCGTGAATTCGATACCGGCGTCCATGATCCCGTACATCGTGACCGACGACTGCGCGTGCGCGGCCGGCGCGGCGAGGCAGGCGGCCGCGGCTGAACCGGTGAGGACTACTGTTCGAATCGAACGTTCTGCGCGTGACTTCATTGACGGTGTCTCCTTGGTTCTTGTGGGTTGGGTGAAACGGATACGGCACGCAACCGCGCAATTGCCCGCGGCGGACGCCGGGAAGCGTCCGCCGGGCAGGAAGGCGGCTGCGTGGAGTGACAGGCGGCGGCACGCTGACCGCCACGATCGGGTCAGCCCGCTTTCGCGAACGCCCAGCAGTCGTTGGTCGGGAATTCGATCCAGTGCTTGCCGGCCGCGCGCGGTACATGGCCGAACGCACGCAGGCGCATCTCGCCGCAATGGAACAGGTACTCCCAGCGATCGCCGAGATACATCGACGTGACGAGGTCGGCCTGCAGGCGGTTCGCGCCCGGGCCGTCGGTGACCTGCACGCGTTCGAGACGGATCACGGCCTGCGCGTCCTGGCCCGGCGCGAGCGTGTCGCGGGCAAGCGCCTGCAGTTGCCAGCCGTCGCCGGCGAGCGTCACGCATTCGCCGTCGATCGCGGCGACGCGCGCATCGATCCGGTTGTTGCTGCCCATGAATTCGGCGGTGTACAGCGAGCGCGGCGCGCCGTACAGCTCGGCCGGCGTGCCTTCCTGCTCGATGCGGCCGTTGCGCAGCAGCAGGATGCGGTCGGACATCGCCATCGCCTCGGTCTGGTCGTGCGTCACGCACAGAGCCGACAGCCCGAGCGACACGATCAGCTCGCGCAGCCACGCACGCGCTTCCTCGCGCAGCTTCGCGTCGAGGTTCGACAGCGGCTCGTCGAGCAGGATCACCGGCGGGTTGTAGACGAGCGCGCGGGCGATCGCGACGCGCTGCTGCTGGCCGCCCGACAGCTGATGCGGAAAGCGTTCCGCGAGATGGCCGAGGCCGAGCTGGTCGAGCGCGGTCTGCACGCGGCGCTTCTGTTCGGCCGGGGCGACACGGCGCAGCTTGAGGCCGTAGCCGACGTTGTCGGCGACGGTGCGGTGCGGCCACAGCGCGTACGACTGGAACACGAGGCCGAGCGAGCGCTGTTCGACCGGCAGGTCGACGCGCCGCGCGCCGTCGAAGAACACGCGGTCGTCGAGCTGGATGCGGCCGTCCGACGGCTGTTCGAGGCCGGCCACCGCACGCAGCAGCGTGGTCTTGCCGCTGCCCGACGCGCCGAGCAGGCACACGACTTCGCCGGCCTTCAGTTCGAACGACACGCCCTTGAGGATCGGGTTGGCGCCGTAGCTGAGGTGCAGATCGTCGACGATGAGCTTATCCATGAAGTTTCACTCCGAAGCGCAGGGCCACGCCGAGACCGGCGCCGACCATCGCGATGTTGATGACAGAGAGCGCCGCGACCTGGTCGACGGCGCCGGTCGCCCACAGCGACACGAGCAGCGCGCCGATCACTTCGGTGCCGGGCGACAGCAGGTAGACGGCCGTCGAGTATTCGCGCTCGAAGATCATGAAGATCAGCAGCCACGCGGCGAGCAGGCCGAAGCGCACGAGCGGCAGCGTCACGTCGAGCGACACGCGGCTGCGCGTCGCGCCGACGCTGCGGCCGGCTTCCTCGAGTTCCGGGCCGACCTGCAGCAGCGCGCTCTGGATGAGCCGCATCCCGTACGCGAGCCACACGACCGTGTACGCGATCCAGATGCTCCACATCGAGTTCTTCAGCTCACGAAGGCCGGGCACGAACAGGAAGATCCACAGGAACGCGAGACCGGCGAGGAGACCCGGCACCGCGCGCGGCAGCAGCACGAGGTAGTCGAGCAGCTTGGTCGCCCAGTCGGCGCGGCGGTGGCCGGCGAACGCGACGAGCGAGTAGAAGCCGATCGCGAGCGCGCCGCCGATCACGCCGATGCCGAGCGTGTTGACGATCGCGCGCACCAGGTTGTCCTGCTCGAACAGTTCGATGAAGTTCGATAACGTCAGCACTTCGGCGAGCGCGACGCCTTCGCCCCAGTTGGTCACGAACGCCCGCAGCACGATGCCCGAGATCGGCACGATCACGGTCAGCATCAGCCACAGCGCGACGATCGCGAGCGCGACCCAGCGCCACACGCCGAGCGGCAGCACGGTCGCGCGGCCGGCCTTGCCCTTCACGGTGACGAAGCGGCTCGCGGTCTTCAGCAGGCGGCGCTGCAGCAGCACGAGCGGGAACGTGATCGCGACGATGCACACGGCGACCGCGGCCATCAGGTGATACGACGGCACGCCGAGCTTGTTGGTCAGCTTGTACAGGTAGGTCGCGAGCACGAGGTGGCCTTCCGGATCGCCGAGCACGAGCGGCAGCCCGAACACCTCGAAGCCGAGGAAGAACACCAGCACGCCGGCGAACAGCAGCGCGGGCATCGTCATCGGCAGGCTCACGTCGAGCGCGACGCGGAACGGGCGGGCGCCCGTCACGCGCGCGGCTTCCTCGACGTCCGAGCCGAGGTTGCGCAGCGCGGCCGACGAATACAGGTACACGTGCGGCACGTGCGTGAGGCCGACGATCACCGTGATCGCGAAGATCGAATACACGTTCCAGGGCACGTTCTGTACCCCGAAGAGTTCCTTGAACCACACCGAGTAGAAGCCGACCGGGCCGACCGCGACCACGTAGCCGAACGCGAGCACCATCGGCGACACGAACACCGGCGTGAGCAGCAGCGGTTCGAGCCAGCGGCGGCCGGGCAGGTCGGTGCGCACCATCAGGAACGCGAGGATGCCGCCGAGCGGGATCGAGATGAACAGCATCCCGCCGGCGATGATGAACGAGTTCTTCACGGCCGACCAGAAGTCGGGATCGCTGAAGATGAAGCGGAAGCCTTCGACGCCGAGCGTCTTGTTCGCCTCGAAGAACGGTGCGGACAGCAGGCTCTGGAACAGGATGAAGCCGAGCGGCAGCGCGACCGCGACGGTCAGGACCGCGACGACGATCCAGCGCAGCATGCCGGCGAGCGGCTGCAGGCTGCTGACCGGCAGCGCGGGAATCGCGTCGCGCGGGCCGGTGGCGGGCGGAACGGCCGGTGCCGTGCCGCGTGTGCTGGTTGAAAGCATGAGTTCGCCCCTGCGGCCATCCGGATGGCCGCCTCAAGGAAGTTGGTAAGGGGAAGGAGCCGCGCGCGCGCGGTGCGGCGGGCGGCTCGAGGTCAGCGGCTCAGCGCATCAGCGCTTGATCGCCTGCTGCCATTGCTTCAGGAACGCGAGGCGCTTCGACTGGTCGAGATAGACCAGCAGGCCGGTGCCGATCTGGATCGGCTTCAGCGAATCGCCGAGTTCCTTCGTGAGGCTCGCGGCCGACGTTTCGCCGGTCACGTCCGCGCGGATCGCGTACAGGTTCGCCTGGTTCGCGATCAGCGTCTGGCCGCGTTTCGACAGCAGGTAGTCGACCCACAGCTTCGCGGCGTTCGGGTTCTTCGCCTTCTTCGACACCGTGGCGAGACGGCTCACGACCTGCGTGTAGTCCTTCGGAAACACGTAGCCGATCGACTTGTCCTTCTTCGCCTTTGCATAGGCATACGAACCGATGATGTTGTAGCCGATCAGGTTCTCGCCCGACGAGATGCGCTCCATCATCGCGCCCGTGCTCGACTGCAGCTTCGGGCCGGTCGCGCCGATCGCCTTCACCAGTTCCCACGTGACCTTCTCGTTCACGTGCGCGTCCTGGGTCAGATAGTTGAAGCCGACGCCCGATTTCTCGATGTCGTAGGTCGTGACCTTGCCCTTGAACTTGTCGGCCTGCGTGGTGAGCAGCTTGATCAGGTCGGCGCGCGTCGTCGGCACTTCGTTCTCGGGGATCAGCCGCTTGTTGTAGACGATCGCGAGCGGCTCGAACGTCGTGCCGTACGCCTGCTTCTGGTACTGCGCCCATTGCGGCACGTTCGGGCTTTCGGGCGAATCGTAGGACGCCATCAGGCCGTCGTTGACGAGCTTGACCTGCAGGTCCATCGCCGAGCTCCACAGCACGTCGGCGCTGGTGCTGCTCGCCGCGTTCTCGCTGATGTAGCGGTTGTACAGCTCGGTGCTGTTCATGTCGTTGTACTCGACCTTCACGCCGTACAGGCTTTCGAAGTCCTTGATCAGCGGACGCACGAGGCCCGTGTCGGTGGTCGAGTAGACGATCAGCTTGCCTTCCTTCTTCGCGGCGTCGATCACGCCCTGGTAGTTCCCCGGGTAGCCGGCCGGAACCTGCGCGGCGGCGCTGCCGGCGGCAGTGCCCAGAACGATCGCCAGCGCGACGGCGAGTTGCTTCGGTGCAAACGGCATGTCTTCCTCCAGTGATGCGTGGGTTTTGTTCGAGTGACGCGGATGTTAATTGCGGGGCACTTTCAGCCTGCTTTCATTCCGGTGCGCAATCGCGCCGTTCGTGTCATGGATTTCCCGAGGTCGACGCGGCGCCGGCCGCGGGTTTCGCGGCGCGCGGCAGGGCTTGAAAGGTGGGCGACGCGGGGGCGCGGGTTACGCGGAAGTGGCCAGCAGTTGGCCGAGGAGGCGGCCGCCATGCCGCGCGTGGGCGGCCGTCAGCGCGGCATAGCCCACGACGACGCCCGCTTCGCGGCGGGCGCTTCGACAGAAGCCGCGGATCGGTTGCAGCTCGACGCCGGCCGCGCGGGCTTGCGCGACATACGTGGCATCGTCGATGCCGGGCGGCAGCCACAGCACGAAATGAAAGCCCGCGTGCTCGCCGGTCACCGAGTAGCGGCCGCGGGCATGTTTCTCGAGCTGGTCGAGCACGATGTCGCGCCGCTGGCGGTACGCGTGGCGGGCGGCGCGCAGGTGCTTCGCGAAATCGCCTTGACCGATGAAGCGGGCCAGCGCCAGTTGGGGCGCGACGCCGACCGAGCGCGCGGTCGCGTGCCACACGGCGGACAGCGCCGGCCGCAGTGCCGACGGCACGATCATGAAGCCGATGCGCAGCCCGGAAAACAGCGTCTTGTTGAACGATCCGCAATAGATCACGCGGTCGCACGCGTCGAGCGATTTCAGCGCGGGCAGCGGGGCGGTCTGGTAGCTGAATTCGCCGTCGTAGTCGTCCTCGATGATCCACGTGCGGTTGCGCTGCGCCCAGTCGAGCAGTTCGAGCCGGCGCGAGACCGACATCGTGACGCCGAGCGGCGCCTGATGGGCCGGCGTCACGTAGGCGGCGCGCGCATCGGGATGGCGATTCAGCGATGCGGTGTCGATGCCTTCCCGATCGACCGGCACGTCGATCACGTTCGCGCCCGCGATCGTGAAGATCTGCCACGCCGACGCATAGCCGGGGTCCTCCATCAGCACCGCCGAGCCGGGCGCGAGCAGCGTGCGTGCGACGAGGTCAATCGCGTGGCGGATGCCGGTCGTGATGACGATGTCGCCGGCCTCGCACGGGATGCCGCGGTATTCCCGCAGGTACGCGGCGATCTCGGCGCGCAGGCTTTCGACGCCCTGTGCCGGTGTCGCACCGAGATCGTCCGCCGTTGCGGCGAGCAGGCTGGCGCCGAGCGCCTTCTTCCATTGCTGCATCGGCAGCAGGCCGGGATCGGCGAGCCGCGCGACGAACGGGACGCCCGGACGCACGCCGTGCTCGGGCTCGGCCGGGGCGGTGGGTGCGGGGGACGCGATGGCGGCGGGGAGCGGGTTGCCGTCTCGCGACCGCGCGGCCGCGCGCAGATAGCTGTCCGGCACCACCGCGCACACGTGTGTGCCGGAGCCTTGCGTGCGGGCGATGTAGCCCTCGGCGCACAGGATGTCGTACGCCGCTTCGACGGTGCCGCGCGCGATGTCCCAGCGCGCGGCCAGCGTCCGGCTGGATGGCAGCGGACTGTCGCCGGGCAGCAGGCGTTTCAGGATCGCGTCGCGGATCGTGTCGGCGATGCATTCCTGCTTCGAGTGCGGGCTGCCGCCCGACAGCCCCGCAGGGCGCGGCAGGTCCAGCGGAATCGCGGCTTTGCCTCGCGGCATAGTGGTCCAGTCGACAGTCGATTTAATGGTCCTTCAGCTTATATCACTTTCGCCTTAGATTGCTGTCGACCCACTCATCCGTCCGATCCGGACTTACCGCATGAAGACGCGTTCATTACCCCGCCGGGGCTGGCTGTTCCTGTTGATGCTCGTCGTGTGCCTGCCGCGCGTCACGATCGACGCGTACCTGCCGTCGCTGCCCGCGATGGCGGATGCGCTGCACGGCACCGACGCGCAGCTGCAACTCACGCTGACCCTCTACATGGTCGGCTATGCGCTGTCGATGCTGGTGTCGGGGCCGCTGTCCGACCGCTACGGCCGACGGCCGGTGCTGCTCGGCGGCCTGTGCGTGTACGTCGTCGCGAGCGTCGCCTGCGCATGGTCGACCAGCATCCCGGCGCTGATCGCCGCGCGCATGTTCCAGGCGCTGGGCGGCTGCAGCGGCACCGTGATCGGCCGCGTGATCGTGCGCGAGCGCTTTCCGGCCGCGACGCAGGCCACGATGCTCGGCCATATTTCGGCGGGCATGGCGCTGTCGCCGGTGGTCGCGCCGCTGGCCGGCAGCGCGATTGCCGAGTGGCTCGGCTGGCGCGGCGTGTTCGGCTGGCTGGCGGCGGGCGGGCTGGTCGCGACCGCGATGGTGCTGCGCTACCTGCCCGAGACCCGCGAGCGCGACGCGCGGCCGGCCGCCGGCGCGGGGCTGCTGCGGACCTACGCCGGCCTGCTGCGCGAGCGGCGGTTCCTGCGCTATTCGCTCGCGATCAGCTTTGCTTACTGCACCTACTATCCGTTCATTGCGGAATCGTCGACGCTGTTCCAGCGGCACATCGGCGTGTCCGGCCCGGTCTATGCGGCGATCTTCGGCGTGACCGTGCTCGGCTACCTGATCGGTTCGAGTGCGTTCGCGCGGACCAGCACGCGCCGGACGGCCGATTCGGTCATCGCGGCGGCGGCGGCCGTCAATCTGGTCGGCACCGCCGTGCTGTGGGTCGGCGGCGCGCTCGCGCCGGCTTCGGTGACGGCGCTCGTCGCGCCGATGTTCGTCGTGATGATCGCGGTCGGGATCGCGATTCCGGCCTGCCAGTTCGCGGTGATGCAGCCGTACACGAAGATCGCCGGCACGGCGTCGGGGCTGTTCTTCTTTATCCAGATGGCGATCACGGCCGCGTGCGGCGGCGTGCTGGCGTGGCTATCGGACGGCACCGTGCATCCGATGATCGTCGTCACGGTCGGCGCGAGCGTCGCGTTCGTCGCGGTGGTGGCCGGTTTCCGCGAGCGGCGCGTGACCGGCGACGCGCGCATCGTGGCGCGCAACCAGCCTGCTGCCGACCGCTGAGTCGCTGCGGCCGGCATCGCGCGCGGCGGCTTCGCGACACCCGCGCAACCCGTGTTTGCGCGAGGCGTGGAGACGGAAAGGATCATGTAATGTAGCGGGCTGTCGCTGACCTTACCGGAATCCCCATGCGTGTGCTGCTCGTCGAAGACAACCCGAACCTGGCCCAGTCGCTGAACGATGCGCTGAGCGCCGCGCGCTTCGCGGTCGATCACATGGCCGACGGCGAGGCGGCGGACCACGTGCTGCGCACGCAGGATTACGCGCTGGTGATTCTGGACCTCGGGCTGCCGAAACTGGACGGGCTCGAGGTGCTGCGACGACTGCGCGCGCGCCGCAACCCGGTGCCGGTGCTGATCCTCACCGCGCACGGATCGGTCGAGGACCGCGTGAAGGGGCTCGATCTCGGCGCCGACGACTATCTCGCGAAGCCGTTCGAGCTGACCGAACTCGAGGCGCGCGCCCGCGCGCTGATCCGGCGCAGTCTTGGGCACGAGCATTCGCGCGTCGAGTGCGGGCCGCTTTCGTACGACAGTATCGACCGCAGCTTCCATCTCGCGGGCGAGCCGCTGTCGCTCACGCCGCGCGAGCGCTCGGTGCTCGAGGTGCTGATCCTGCGCAACGGCCGCGCGATCAACAAGGACACGCTGTCGGAGAAGATCTTCGGGCTCGACGAATCGGTCAACGCCGATGCGATCGAGATCTACGTGTACCGGTTGCGCAAGAAGCTGGAGAACACGGGCGTCGCGATCGTCACGCTGCGCGGGTTGGGCTATCTGCTCGAAGCGAAGGCGAAAGGATGACCCGCCCGAACCTGCGCGCGCAGGTCGCGCTGTGGCTGCTGCTGCCGCTGCTGGGCCTGCTCGCGCTCGACTCGTGGCTCACGTACCAGCGTGCGATGAGCGCCGCGCACGTCGCGTTCGACCGCACGCTGTCGTCGTCGCTGAAGTCGATCCGCGAAGGCGTGCGGCTCAACGACGGCGAGATCGAGGTCGACCTGCCGTATCTCGCGCTCGAAATGCTCGAATCGAGCGACGGCGGCAAGATCTACTACCTGATCCGCGAGGACAACGGCCACACGATCACCGGCTATCCGGACCTGCCGCTGCCGCAGGGCCGCGACGCGGGCGACGGCGCGTTGTTCGTCACGCGGTACTACGACGTCGTGTATCGCGGCGAACAGTTGCGGATGGCCGCACTGCGCATCCCGGTGCACGACGTGCCGACCGCGCAGTCGCGCATCGTGTGGGTAATGGTCGGCGAGACGATCGAGGCGCGCCAGGCGCTCGCGCGCGAGATCCTGATCGGGTCGCTGTTGCAGGAAGGGCTGCTCGTCGTGCTGGCGCTCGGGATCGTGTGGCTCGGCGTCGGCCGCGGGCTGCGGCCGCTGAACCGGCTGTCGGCCACCGTCGCCGCGCGCAGCGAGGACGACACGACGCCGCTCGACACGGGCGCGATGCCGAGCGAACTCGCGCCGCTCGTCGATTCGATCAACCAGTACATCGGCCGCACGCAGCGGATGCAGGTGGCGCGGCGGCGCTTCTTCGCCGATGCGGCCCATCAGTTGAAGACGCCGCTCG
This is a stretch of genomic DNA from Burkholderia cenocepacia. It encodes these proteins:
- the hpaI gene encoding 4-hydroxy-2-oxoheptanedioate aldolase, with protein sequence MQIPSNVFKAALARGDAQVGLWLGLANPYSAEVVAGAGFDWLLIDGEHAPNTIPTILAQLQAIAPYPSHPVVRVPWNDPVIVKQVLDLGAQTLLVPMVQSADEARAAVAATRYPPHGMRGVGSALARASRWNRVGEYLHRANDEMAVLVQVETRAGLDAIDAIARVDGVDGVFIGPADLAADLGHLGHPGHPDVQAAIDGAIRAIKAAGKAPGILSADEAAARRYLEAGALFVAVGVDTTLLARSAERLAAQFKRNGDDAVKQGDGTY
- a CDS encoding AraC family transcriptional regulator, with amino-acid sequence MSDPLLPARFVTSDDGPFVVAAVLSQRDPRITAPHSHARGQLVGALSGLVTIGLDDQEWVVPAIHAIWIPPHCRHSLRSFGPIAGWSAFVAEARCATLPATPRAIRTTPLLREAVQRAASWGDADLDAAQTRIADVILDEIAASEAEALGLVRPRDPRLVKITDALAADLANERRLEEWAEWAGIGARTMSRRFVAETGLTFAQWRQQARLLRALERIADGVPVTTIALDLGYDNVSAFIDMFRRALGTTPGKYMETGSQAQR
- a CDS encoding porin translates to MKSRAERSIRTVVLTGSAAAACLAAPAAHAQSSVTMYGIMDAGIEFTNHAAPQGGNSVKLKSGNKNTSRWGLRGVEDLGGGLKAVFRLESGIDLANGASDDGPDSIFARRATVGLKGKWGELSLGRNFTVTYDYMLPFDPMGYAQNYSWATSSMATGGRKDGLFTRSSNAVRYDGEFSGFKFGALYGFGNVPGSMKTSSKYDFAVGYETGPFAAVVTFDRQNGAADSVTPADTVNYIQGIHAGLSYDFGNLKTMAGYRNYRRTFHTTAANQLSDMYWLGGSYQFTPTFSLIAAVYHQNIKGGTDADPTLVSVRAQYALSKRTVLYAAGAFAIAKHDQKVGVSRDFNGYGTTQVGVTAGIQQRF
- a CDS encoding ABC transporter ATP-binding protein, with the translated sequence MDKLIVDDLHLSYGANPILKGVSFELKAGEVVCLLGASGSGKTTLLRAVAGLEQPSDGRIQLDDRVFFDGARRVDLPVEQRSLGLVFQSYALWPHRTVADNVGYGLKLRRVAPAEQKRRVQTALDQLGLGHLAERFPHQLSGGQQQRVAIARALVYNPPVILLDEPLSNLDAKLREEARAWLRELIVSLGLSALCVTHDQTEAMAMSDRILLLRNGRIEQEGTPAELYGAPRSLYTAEFMGSNNRIDARVAAIDGECVTLAGDGWQLQALARDTLAPGQDAQAVIRLERVQVTDGPGANRLQADLVTSMYLGDRWEYLFHCGEMRLRAFGHVPRAAGKHWIEFPTNDCWAFAKAG
- a CDS encoding ABC transporter permease — its product is MLSTSTRGTAPAVPPATGPRDAIPALPVSSLQPLAGMLRWIVVAVLTVAVALPLGFILFQSLLSAPFFEANKTLGVEGFRFIFSDPDFWSAVKNSFIIAGGMLFISIPLGGILAFLMVRTDLPGRRWLEPLLLTPVFVSPMVLAFGYVVAVGPVGFYSVWFKELFGVQNVPWNVYSIFAITVIVGLTHVPHVYLYSSAALRNLGSDVEEAARVTGARPFRVALDVSLPMTMPALLFAGVLVFFLGFEVFGLPLVLGDPEGHLVLATYLYKLTNKLGVPSYHLMAAVAVCIVAITFPLVLLQRRLLKTASRFVTVKGKAGRATVLPLGVWRWVALAIVALWLMLTVIVPISGIVLRAFVTNWGEGVALAEVLTLSNFIELFEQDNLVRAIVNTLGIGVIGGALAIGFYSLVAFAGHRRADWATKLLDYLVLLPRAVPGLLAGLAFLWIFLFVPGLRELKNSMWSIWIAYTVVWLAYGMRLIQSALLQVGPELEEAGRSVGATRSRVSLDVTLPLVRFGLLAAWLLIFMIFEREYSTAVYLLSPGTEVIGALLVSLWATGAVDQVAALSVINIAMVGAGLGVALRFGVKLHG
- a CDS encoding ABC transporter substrate-binding protein — protein: MPFAPKQLAVALAIVLGTAAGSAAAQVPAGYPGNYQGVIDAAKKEGKLIVYSTTDTGLVRPLIKDFESLYGVKVEYNDMNSTELYNRYISENAASSTSADVLWSSAMDLQVKLVNDGLMASYDSPESPNVPQWAQYQKQAYGTTFEPLAIVYNKRLIPENEVPTTRADLIKLLTTQADKFKGKVTTYDIEKSGVGFNYLTQDAHVNEKVTWELVKAIGATGPKLQSSTGAMMERISSGENLIGYNIIGSYAYAKAKKDKSIGYVFPKDYTQVVSRLATVSKKAKNPNAAKLWVDYLLSKRGQTLIANQANLYAIRADVTGETSAASLTKELGDSLKPIQIGTGLLVYLDQSKRLAFLKQWQQAIKR
- a CDS encoding PLP-dependent aminotransferase family protein is translated as MPRGKAAIPLDLPRPAGLSGGSPHSKQECIADTIRDAILKRLLPGDSPLPSSRTLAARWDIARGTVEAAYDILCAEGYIARTQGSGTHVCAVVPDSYLRAAARSRDGNPLPAAIASPAPTAPAEPEHGVRPGVPFVARLADPGLLPMQQWKKALGASLLAATADDLGATPAQGVESLRAEIAAYLREYRGIPCEAGDIVITTGIRHAIDLVARTLLAPGSAVLMEDPGYASAWQIFTIAGANVIDVPVDREGIDTASLNRHPDARAAYVTPAHQAPLGVTMSVSRRLELLDWAQRNRTWIIEDDYDGEFSYQTAPLPALKSLDACDRVIYCGSFNKTLFSGLRIGFMIVPSALRPALSAVWHATARSVGVAPQLALARFIGQGDFAKHLRAARHAYRQRRDIVLDQLEKHARGRYSVTGEHAGFHFVLWLPPGIDDATYVAQARAAGVELQPIRGFCRSARREAGVVVGYAALTAAHARHGGRLLGQLLATSA